In a single window of the Streptomyces sp. CGMCC 4.7035 genome:
- a CDS encoding PucR family transcriptional regulator: MRLRALLNTDALGLRLLGGEDELDRSVRGVMTTDLKDPSRYLSGGELVLTGLAWRHDAADSEPFVRILAGAGVAALAAGEAELGDVPDDLIMACARHRLPLFAVHESVAFATITEHVVRQVSGERAGDLAAVVDRHRRMMTSGPAGGGPDVVLDLLGSDLDLRAWVLSPTGRPIAGPTPGLAPDVCAELAAEHLAASRTGRRGPHRVTVGTTTYSLFPIRGWGHRPAGAGAGRAGGAARDVRETVLSDWLLAVEADAGDWPAERLDLLQGVTQLIAVERDRRDTARTVRRRLAQEVLELVQTGAAPAEIAARLRVAAPVLLPGLGAAPQWQVVVAKVEWDGGDIEGGPVAQSLLEEILADPAPSSSGRDYPQSTGPEHTDRIAVAHMGDEAIALVPLPAVSSEHDGSETGLLADGLLEAVRDPLSAGLDDDGRLTLGVSAAVHSAEGLRGALEEARHARRVAAARPGRVCAAGHQELASHVLLLPFVPDDVRRAFTARLLDPLRDYDRRHRAELIPTLEAFLESDGSWTRCATRLHLHVNTLRYRVGRIEQLTSRDLSRLEDKLDFFLALRMS, encoded by the coding sequence ATGCGGCTGCGCGCACTGCTGAACACCGACGCGCTGGGGCTGCGGCTGCTCGGCGGCGAGGACGAACTGGACCGCAGCGTGCGCGGTGTCATGACCACGGACCTCAAGGACCCCAGCCGTTACCTCTCCGGCGGTGAACTGGTCCTCACGGGCCTGGCGTGGCGGCACGACGCCGCCGACTCAGAGCCCTTCGTCCGTATTCTCGCAGGTGCGGGCGTCGCGGCGCTCGCCGCGGGCGAGGCCGAGCTGGGCGACGTCCCGGACGATCTGATCATGGCCTGCGCCCGGCACCGCCTTCCGTTGTTCGCCGTCCACGAGTCGGTGGCGTTCGCCACGATCACCGAGCACGTCGTACGGCAGGTCTCCGGCGAGCGGGCCGGGGATCTGGCGGCCGTGGTGGACCGGCACCGCCGGATGATGACCTCGGGCCCGGCGGGCGGCGGCCCGGACGTGGTCCTGGACCTGCTCGGTTCCGACCTCGACCTGCGCGCCTGGGTGCTCTCCCCCACCGGCCGGCCGATCGCGGGTCCGACGCCGGGGCTCGCGCCGGACGTGTGCGCCGAGCTGGCCGCCGAGCACCTGGCGGCCTCTCGCACCGGCCGCCGCGGACCGCACCGGGTGACGGTCGGTACGACGACGTATTCGCTCTTCCCGATCCGCGGCTGGGGGCACCGACCGGCGGGAGCCGGGGCAGGTCGTGCCGGCGGCGCGGCGCGGGACGTGCGCGAGACCGTGCTGTCCGACTGGCTGCTCGCGGTCGAGGCGGACGCCGGGGACTGGCCCGCGGAGCGGCTCGACCTGCTCCAGGGCGTCACCCAGCTGATCGCGGTCGAGCGGGACCGGCGGGACACGGCGCGCACCGTGCGGCGGCGGCTCGCACAGGAGGTGCTCGAACTGGTGCAGACGGGGGCCGCGCCCGCCGAGATCGCGGCCCGGCTGCGGGTCGCCGCACCCGTACTGCTGCCCGGGCTCGGCGCGGCCCCGCAGTGGCAAGTGGTCGTCGCCAAGGTCGAGTGGGACGGCGGAGACATCGAGGGCGGGCCGGTCGCCCAGTCGCTGCTGGAGGAGATCCTGGCCGATCCCGCCCCGAGCTCTTCGGGCAGGGACTACCCCCAGTCGACCGGTCCGGAGCACACCGACCGCATCGCGGTGGCCCACATGGGTGACGAGGCGATCGCGCTGGTTCCCCTTCCGGCGGTCTCCTCGGAGCACGACGGCTCCGAGACGGGCCTGCTCGCCGACGGTCTCCTGGAGGCCGTACGGGATCCGCTGTCGGCGGGGCTCGACGACGACGGGCGGCTCACGCTGGGCGTCAGCGCCGCGGTGCACTCCGCCGAGGGGCTGCGCGGCGCCCTGGAGGAGGCGCGGCACGCCCGCAGGGTCGCCGCAGCCCGCCCCGGACGGGTCTGCGCGGCCGGCCACCAGGAGCTGGCCTCGCACGTGCTGCTGCTGCCGTTCGTCCCGGACGACGTGCGCCGTGCCTTCACGGCCCGCCTCCTGGACCCCCTGCGCGACTACGACCGCCGGCACCGGGCCGAGCTGATCCCGACCCTGGAGGCGTTCCTCGAGTCAGACGGCTCCTGGACCCGCTGCGCCACGCGTCTGCACCTGCACGTCAACACACTGCGATACCGGGTGGGGCGTATCGAGCAGTTGACGAGCCGGGACCTCTCGCGCCTGGAGGACAAGCTGGACTTCTTCCTGGCATTGCGCATGAGCTGA
- a CDS encoding GntR family transcriptional regulator has translation MNDPRLPSAARTEEEPVEQARSRSAEGSAETGVPDVPGAAVRVPEQLRAGDAVRERGAAEGSTRGEHTHSEPPIPRPRAAGHGGESATGEGPHDGEPSHVEGGRPVIQRASVRRQILDALRTALVAGELTPGEVYSAPALGDRFGVSATPVREAMQQLALEGAVEVVPNRGFRVAVRGARELAELAEIRALIEVPVMLRLARTVPAERWSELRPLAEATVRAASSGCRATYAESDRAFHHAVLALAGNEQLVRIAEDLHRRAQWPLVGGPVSRGRADLIADAAEHTALLDALAAQDLAVVQSLVREHFAGAS, from the coding sequence ATGAATGACCCAAGACTGCCCAGCGCCGCCAGGACCGAGGAGGAGCCCGTGGAGCAGGCCCGTTCCCGCAGTGCGGAGGGCTCCGCCGAGACGGGCGTTCCCGACGTCCCCGGGGCGGCCGTCCGAGTGCCGGAGCAGCTCAGGGCGGGGGATGCCGTACGCGAAAGAGGCGCGGCCGAGGGTTCTACGCGCGGTGAGCACACGCACAGCGAACCGCCGATACCGCGGCCGCGCGCGGCGGGCCACGGCGGGGAGTCCGCCACCGGGGAGGGGCCGCACGACGGAGAGCCGTCCCACGTGGAGGGCGGACGTCCCGTCATCCAGCGGGCCTCCGTGCGCCGGCAGATACTCGACGCCCTGCGCACCGCGCTCGTCGCCGGGGAACTGACGCCGGGCGAGGTCTACTCGGCGCCGGCGCTGGGTGACCGGTTCGGGGTGTCCGCCACCCCCGTGCGCGAGGCGATGCAGCAACTCGCCCTGGAGGGCGCCGTCGAGGTGGTACCCAACCGCGGCTTCCGGGTCGCCGTGCGCGGCGCCCGCGAACTGGCCGAACTCGCGGAGATCCGGGCGCTGATCGAGGTCCCGGTGATGCTGCGGCTCGCCCGTACGGTGCCGGCCGAACGGTGGTCGGAGCTGCGCCCGTTGGCCGAGGCGACCGTACGGGCCGCGTCCTCCGGATGCCGGGCGACGTACGCCGAGTCGGACCGCGCCTTCCACCACGCGGTGCTCGCCCTCGCGGGCAACGAGCAGTTGGTGCGGATCGCGGAGGACCTGCACCGCCGCGCCCAGTGGCCCCTCGTCGGCGGCCCCGTCTCCCGCGGCCGCGCCGACCTGATCGCCGACGCGGCCGAGCACACGGCCCTGCTGGACGCACTGGCCGCACAGGACCTGGCGGTGGTCCAGTCCCTGGTACGGGAACACTTCGCCGGAGCGTCCTGA
- a CDS encoding helix-turn-helix transcriptional regulator, with the protein MLAAIGLDETHESAYRALVSVGAADVPDLARRLTLGEHDTERTLRRLERYGLAAQSSARAGRWVAAPPGVALGALLTQHRHELEKAELAAALLADEYRAAAAEPAVHDLVEVVIGAAAVTQRFLQLQLGAAEEVCALVTGSPVVVTGMENDAEEQATDRGVRYRVVVERAVLDRPDGITELTAALGRDEQVRVVDEVPTKLVVADRSLAMVPLTSHTAEPAALVVHASGLLELLRGLFESVWRGALPLRLGASGVTERGPDGPDNTDLEVLSLLLAGLTDASVAKQLDLGLRTVQRRVKRLMELTGVTTRLQLGWHAYERGWVARD; encoded by the coding sequence ATGCTGGCAGCGATAGGTCTGGACGAGACACACGAGTCGGCGTACCGGGCACTGGTGTCCGTGGGCGCCGCCGACGTGCCCGATCTCGCACGACGGCTGACGCTCGGCGAACACGACACGGAACGCACCCTGCGCCGGCTGGAGCGGTACGGCCTCGCGGCCCAGTCGTCGGCCCGGGCCGGCCGCTGGGTCGCGGCACCGCCCGGGGTGGCCCTGGGCGCACTGCTCACCCAGCACCGGCACGAGCTGGAGAAGGCCGAGCTCGCGGCCGCGCTGCTCGCCGACGAGTACCGTGCGGCGGCCGCCGAGCCCGCGGTGCACGACCTGGTCGAGGTGGTGATCGGCGCGGCCGCGGTCACCCAGCGCTTCCTGCAGCTCCAGCTCGGCGCCGCCGAGGAGGTGTGCGCCCTGGTCACCGGCAGCCCGGTCGTCGTGACCGGAATGGAGAACGACGCCGAGGAGCAGGCGACCGACCGCGGGGTCCGCTACCGGGTGGTGGTCGAGCGGGCGGTGCTCGACCGGCCCGACGGCATCACGGAACTGACGGCCGCGCTCGGCCGCGACGAACAGGTGCGGGTCGTCGACGAGGTGCCGACCAAGCTGGTGGTGGCCGACCGGTCGCTGGCCATGGTGCCGCTCACCTCGCACACCGCGGAGCCGGCCGCGCTCGTCGTGCACGCGAGCGGACTGCTGGAGCTGCTGCGCGGTCTCTTCGAGTCGGTGTGGCGGGGCGCGCTGCCCCTGCGGCTCGGGGCGTCCGGCGTCACCGAGCGGGGACCGGACGGCCCCGACAACACCGATCTGGAGGTCCTGTCCCTCCTGCTCGCGGGACTGACGGACGCGAGCGTCGCCAAACAGCTCGACCTGGGCCTGCGGACCGTACAGCGCCGGGTGAAGCGGCTGATGGAGCTGACCGGGGTGACGACCCGGCTTCAGCTCGGCTGGCACGCGTACGAGCGGGGCTGGGTGGCGCGGGACTGA
- a CDS encoding ATP-binding protein codes for MAIGASSAKKTEEATDGATGRPGGTQLRRRLGRADLRAVPEARRALRELLTHWGKPGRSEIAELLTSELVTNALIHTDREAVLTATVSSRGLRVEVRDFVGRRPRLRMPKVDDGTHGRGLVLVQSLADAWGVRAHSVGKSVWFELDAGAA; via the coding sequence GTGGCGATCGGGGCCTCCTCGGCGAAGAAGACGGAGGAAGCGACCGACGGCGCGACGGGCCGGCCAGGGGGTACACAGCTCAGGCGAAGGCTGGGACGGGCCGACTTACGCGCGGTACCCGAGGCGCGCAGGGCGCTGCGGGAGCTACTGACGCACTGGGGAAAACCGGGAAGATCCGAGATAGCCGAACTGCTCACCAGCGAACTGGTCACCAACGCGCTCATCCACACCGACCGCGAGGCGGTCCTGACGGCCACGGTCTCCTCGCGCGGACTTCGCGTGGAGGTACGGGACTTCGTGGGGCGCAGGCCGCGGTTGCGGATGCCGAAGGTCGACGACGGTACGCACGGAAGGGGCCTGGTCCTCGTGCAGTCCCTCGCGGACGCGTGGGGCGTACGGGCGCACAGCGTGGGGAAGTCGGTGTGGTTCGAACTCGACGCGGGAGCCGCCTGA
- a CDS encoding pyruvate dehydrogenase → MAKQNVADQFVDILARAGVKRLYGVVGDSLNPIVDAVRRNAAIDWVHVRHEETAAFAAGAEAQITGKLTACAGSCGPGNLHLINGLYDAHRSMAPVLALASHIPSSEIGLGYFQETHPDQLFRECSHYSELISSPKQMPRLLQTAIQNAIGRSGVSVVSLPGDIADQPAPDKPAETALVTSRPTVRPGDAEIDRLVEMIDAAERVTLFCGSGTAGAHAEVMEFAGKIKSPVGHALRGKEWIQYDNPYDVGMSGLLGYGAAYEATHECDLLLLLGTDFPYNAFLPHDVTIAQIDVRPENLGRRSKLDLAVWGDVKETLNCLIPRVKTKNNRRFLDKMLKKHADALEGVVKAYTRKVDKHVPIHPEYVASVLDELADEEAVFTVDTGMCNVWAARYISPNGRRRVIGSFSHGSMANALPMAIGAQFTDRGRQVVSMSGDGGFSMLMGDFLTLVQYDLPVKVVLFNNSSLSMVELEMMVAGLPSYGTATKNPDFAAVARACGAYGIRVEKPKQLAGALKDAFRHKGPALVDVVTDPNALSIPPKISAEMVTGFALSASKIVLDGGVGRMVQLARSNLRNVPRP, encoded by the coding sequence ATGGCCAAGCAGAACGTCGCCGATCAGTTCGTCGACATCCTCGCCCGCGCAGGAGTCAAACGCCTGTACGGGGTGGTCGGCGACAGCCTCAACCCGATCGTGGACGCCGTCCGGCGCAACGCCGCCATCGACTGGGTCCATGTGCGGCACGAGGAGACCGCCGCCTTCGCGGCGGGCGCAGAGGCTCAGATCACCGGGAAGCTGACCGCGTGCGCCGGCTCCTGCGGCCCCGGCAACCTGCACCTCATCAACGGCCTGTACGACGCCCATCGCTCCATGGCCCCGGTGCTCGCCCTCGCCTCCCACATCCCGTCCAGCGAGATCGGCCTCGGCTACTTCCAGGAGACCCACCCGGACCAGCTGTTCCGCGAGTGCTCCCACTACAGCGAGCTGATCTCCAGCCCGAAGCAGATGCCCCGTCTGCTGCAGACGGCGATTCAGAACGCGATCGGCCGCAGCGGAGTGAGCGTCGTCTCGCTGCCCGGGGACATCGCCGACCAGCCCGCCCCCGACAAGCCCGCCGAGACCGCCCTCGTCACCTCCCGGCCCACCGTCCGCCCGGGCGACGCCGAGATCGACAGGCTGGTCGAGATGATCGACGCGGCGGAGCGGGTCACCCTCTTCTGCGGCAGCGGCACGGCGGGCGCGCACGCCGAGGTCATGGAGTTCGCCGGGAAGATCAAGTCCCCGGTGGGGCACGCCCTGCGCGGCAAGGAGTGGATCCAGTACGACAACCCGTACGACGTCGGCATGAGCGGCCTGCTCGGCTACGGCGCCGCGTACGAGGCCACCCACGAGTGCGACCTGCTGCTCCTGCTCGGCACCGACTTCCCGTACAACGCCTTCCTCCCCCACGATGTGACGATCGCTCAGATCGACGTACGGCCGGAGAACCTGGGCCGCCGCTCCAAGCTGGACCTCGCGGTGTGGGGCGATGTGAAGGAGACCCTGAACTGTCTCATCCCGCGCGTGAAGACCAAGAACAACCGGCGCTTCCTCGACAAGATGCTGAAGAAACACGCGGACGCTCTCGAAGGCGTGGTGAAGGCGTACACGCGCAAGGTCGACAAGCACGTCCCGATCCATCCCGAGTACGTGGCATCGGTCCTCGACGAGCTCGCCGACGAGGAGGCGGTCTTCACCGTCGACACCGGGATGTGCAACGTATGGGCCGCTCGCTATATCTCCCCCAACGGCCGCCGCCGCGTCATCGGTTCGTTCTCTCACGGCTCGATGGCGAACGCGCTGCCGATGGCGATCGGCGCGCAGTTCACCGACCGGGGCCGGCAGGTCGTGTCGATGTCCGGTGACGGCGGGTTCTCCATGCTGATGGGCGACTTCCTGACCCTGGTGCAGTACGACCTGCCGGTGAAGGTGGTCCTGTTCAACAACTCGTCGCTCAGCATGGTGGAGTTGGAGATGATGGTCGCCGGACTGCCCTCGTACGGCACGGCCACCAAGAACCCCGACTTCGCGGCCGTGGCCCGCGCGTGCGGGGCGTACGGCATCCGGGTCGAGAAGCCCAAGCAGCTCGCGGGCGCCCTGAAGGACGCCTTCCGGCACAAGGGTCCGGCCCTGGTAGACGTCGTCACCGACCCGAACGCCCTGTCCATCCCACCGAAGATCAGCGCGGAGATGGTGACGGGCTTCGCGCTCTCCGCCTCGAAGATCGTGCTGGACGGCGGTGTCGGCCGCATGGTCCAGCTGGCCCGCTCCAACCTGCGCAACGTGCCGCGACCTTGA
- a CDS encoding (2Fe-2S)-binding protein — protein sequence MPLSVPPPSPVSDAYARLTEVFPGLTVTELSPGEATPQGEGWTPAARLAEGGAALDTFLAWDEAQVLRDYGQRARPDVVASFGLHRYAWPACLLITVPWFLHRRVPRFPVEHVTFQRALGRMAVRTGTFACLPGDPAARLPGARVVADEEALRAEVRAAAAEHLEPVLGGFGPRMRRRGRALWGMATDEVVEGLWYVAHLLGEERRAMRELELLLPGATKPYAGSAAFRELTGPNGQSLPTRDRASCCMFYTLRPADTCATCPRTCDADRVAKLTAAAAS from the coding sequence ATGCCCCTCTCCGTCCCGCCCCCGTCCCCCGTCTCGGACGCGTACGCCCGGCTCACCGAGGTCTTCCCTGGGCTGACCGTCACGGAACTGAGCCCCGGCGAGGCCACCCCGCAGGGCGAGGGCTGGACCCCGGCCGCCCGGCTCGCGGAGGGCGGGGCCGCGCTCGACACCTTCCTGGCATGGGACGAGGCGCAGGTGCTCCGCGACTACGGGCAACGGGCCCGCCCGGACGTCGTGGCGAGCTTCGGGCTGCACCGGTACGCATGGCCGGCCTGCCTGCTGATCACCGTCCCCTGGTTCCTGCACCGCCGGGTACCGCGCTTCCCGGTGGAGCACGTCACGTTCCAGCGCGCCCTCGGACGCATGGCGGTGCGCACCGGGACGTTCGCCTGCCTGCCGGGCGATCCGGCGGCCCGGCTGCCCGGCGCCCGGGTCGTGGCGGACGAGGAAGCGCTGCGGGCCGAGGTGCGGGCGGCCGCGGCCGAGCACCTGGAGCCGGTCCTCGGGGGCTTCGGGCCGCGCATGCGGCGGCGCGGGCGGGCACTGTGGGGCATGGCGACGGACGAGGTCGTCGAGGGGCTCTGGTACGTCGCCCATCTGCTCGGCGAGGAGCGGCGCGCCATGCGCGAGTTGGAGCTGTTGCTGCCGGGCGCGACGAAGCCGTACGCCGGCTCGGCCGCGTTCCGCGAACTGACCGGCCCGAACGGGCAGTCGCTGCCCACCCGCGACCGGGCGAGCTGCTGCATGTTCTATACGCTGCGCCCCGCGGACACTTGTGCCACCTGCCCGCGCACCTGCGACGCCGACCGCGTCGCCAAGTTGACGGCCGCAGCGGCGAGCTGA
- a CDS encoding DUF2637 domain-containing protein: MRLTDISLNWLLPGAVLLLGMLAAMAVLARGKRSSGKETSADDSWERSEERRRRKEAIYGTASYVLLFCCAAVAAALSFHGLVGFGEQNLGLSGGWEYLVPFGLDGAAMFCSVLAVREASHGDAALGSRILVWTFAGAAAWFNWVHAPRGLGHDGAPQFFSGMSLSAAVLFDRALKQTRRAALREQGLVPRPLPQIRVVRWLRAPRETYRAWSLMLLEGVRSLDEAVEEVREDRREKEQNKLRRREQQRVERAQLKALSRGHRALTGGNGGRQVEVQTVERATAPVSSEPAISAAELPVRTRPSLQPVRKSSADPITVDLTAEDDTMALPRLDSLERKLKDLEQQFG, translated from the coding sequence ATGAGATTGACCGACATATCGCTGAACTGGCTGCTTCCGGGCGCCGTACTGCTCCTGGGCATGCTGGCGGCGATGGCGGTGCTCGCGCGCGGCAAGCGCTCCTCGGGGAAGGAGACGAGCGCGGACGACTCGTGGGAGCGCAGCGAGGAGCGCCGTCGGCGCAAGGAGGCCATCTACGGCACCGCCTCCTATGTGCTGCTGTTCTGCTGTGCGGCGGTCGCCGCGGCGCTGTCCTTCCACGGCCTGGTCGGCTTCGGCGAACAGAACCTCGGCCTCTCCGGCGGCTGGGAGTATCTGGTTCCCTTCGGCCTGGACGGCGCGGCGATGTTCTGTTCCGTGCTCGCGGTGCGTGAGGCCAGCCACGGCGACGCGGCGCTCGGCTCCCGGATACTCGTGTGGACCTTCGCGGGTGCCGCCGCCTGGTTCAACTGGGTGCACGCGCCCAGGGGCCTGGGCCACGACGGCGCGCCGCAGTTCTTCTCCGGCATGTCGCTGTCGGCGGCCGTGCTGTTCGACCGTGCGCTCAAGCAGACCCGCCGCGCCGCACTGCGCGAGCAGGGTCTGGTGCCGCGCCCGCTGCCGCAGATCCGTGTCGTCCGCTGGCTGCGGGCGCCCCGCGAGACCTACAGGGCCTGGTCGCTGATGCTCCTGGAGGGCGTGCGCAGCCTGGACGAGGCCGTCGAGGAGGTCCGCGAGGACCGGCGCGAGAAGGAGCAGAACAAGCTGCGCCGGCGTGAGCAGCAGCGGGTCGAGCGTGCGCAGCTCAAGGCACTCAGCCGTGGCCACCGCGCGCTGACCGGCGGCAACGGCGGGCGTCAGGTCGAGGTGCAGACCGTCGAGCGGGCGACCGCGCCGGTCTCTTCGGAGCCTGCCATATCCGCGGCGGAACTGCCCGTGCGCACCCGCCCCTCGCTCCAGCCCGTCCGGAAATCCTCCGCTGACCCGATCACCGTCGACCTCACCGCGGAGGACGACACCATGGCTCTGCCCCGGCTCGACTCCCTGGAGCGCAAGCTCAAGGACCTTGAGCAGCAGTTCGGCTGA
- a CDS encoding protein phosphatase 2C domain-containing protein, producing the protein MSQQGDRPTGREDDWWAQLYDDSTGDTGPAPAADSLDDRFASASGTVGQGTPRDRAEAPLPPETPPSVPEQRGARRNGEAAPRGSGAAPLVGGHEDAVSGADALPGGDAGVSGTDAGTSGADTAVWGRHAAVSGADAGAPDDAPFASPAMGAAPGSASQSPGAPDDAPFALPAMGAAPGDAPQGLSAPDDAPFASPAMDVTPGDAPFASPAMDATPGDAPFASPAMNATPVATPVAHPPTEASPAPLGVPRVPPAVGHVGTGPPTYDAEPTALPLADPDDLDELVADTVLDGARYGVCTLRAVSVRGDSARYRGEPRRDSLLTARFGSGEQGLVLVAMATGARATPGAHRAAAEVCHWIGRAVGRSYLRLGEDIRAARRGDLKSGLHRLTDRSLGKLRASAAEQGIEPEEYAASLRCLLLPADPACRTRVFFGVGAGGLFRLRDGEWRDIEPPAAEATGEPVVGFGSLPSETPEGDRLTMDLGITTPPSPYEPAPEPPRVPFRFRASVAHPGDTLLLCTGGLADPLRGEPQLAEHLTARWSAGGPPGLAAFLADTQVRVKGYADDRTAAAVWEA; encoded by the coding sequence ATGAGTCAACAGGGGGACAGGCCCACCGGCCGCGAGGACGACTGGTGGGCGCAGTTGTACGACGACTCCACCGGGGACACGGGACCGGCCCCCGCGGCCGACTCCCTCGACGACCGCTTCGCCTCGGCGTCGGGGACGGTGGGCCAGGGAACCCCCCGGGACCGGGCCGAGGCACCGCTCCCTCCTGAGACACCACCGTCCGTACCGGAACAACGCGGCGCGCGGCGGAACGGCGAGGCAGCGCCGCGGGGGAGCGGGGCCGCGCCCTTAGTAGGGGGCCACGAGGACGCCGTGTCGGGTGCGGATGCCCTGCCGGGTGGGGATGCCGGGGTGTCGGGTACGGATGCCGGAACGTCGGGTGCGGACACCGCCGTGTGGGGCAGGCACGCCGCTGTGTCGGGCGCGGACGCCGGCGCGCCGGATGATGCCCCCTTCGCTTCGCCGGCCATGGGTGCCGCCCCTGGCTCCGCGTCTCAAAGCCCGGGCGCGCCGGATGATGCTCCCTTCGCTTTACCGGCCATGGGTGCCGCCCCCGGCGACGCTCCCCAAGGCCTGAGTGCGCCGGATGATGCCCCCTTCGCTTCCCCGGCCATGGATGTCACCCCCGGCGATGCCCCTTTCGCTTCCCCGGCCATGGATGCCACCCCCGGCGATGCCCCTTTCGCCTCCCCGGCCATGAATGCCACCCCCGTCGCCACCCCCGTCGCCCACCCACCCACGGAAGCCTCCCCAGCACCGCTCGGCGTCCCCCGTGTCCCACCCGCGGTCGGGCACGTCGGTACCGGGCCGCCCACCTACGATGCCGAGCCGACCGCCCTTCCGCTCGCCGATCCGGACGACCTCGACGAGCTGGTCGCCGACACCGTGCTGGACGGTGCGCGGTACGGGGTCTGCACGCTGCGTGCCGTGTCCGTGCGCGGGGACTCGGCCCGCTACCGGGGCGAGCCGCGCCGGGACTCCCTGCTCACCGCCCGCTTCGGCAGCGGCGAGCAGGGGCTCGTCCTGGTCGCGATGGCCACCGGCGCACGGGCCACGCCCGGGGCGCACCGGGCCGCCGCCGAGGTGTGTCACTGGATCGGGCGAGCCGTCGGTCGCAGTTATCTTCGCCTCGGCGAGGACATCCGGGCCGCCCGGCGCGGCGACCTCAAGTCGGGCCTGCACCGGCTGACCGACCGCAGCCTCGGCAAGCTCCGTGCCAGCGCCGCCGAACAGGGCATCGAGCCCGAGGAGTACGCCGCCTCCCTCCGCTGTCTGCTGCTGCCGGCCGACCCCGCCTGCCGCACGCGCGTGTTCTTCGGTGTCGGGGCAGGCGGCCTGTTCCGGCTGCGGGACGGCGAGTGGCGCGACATAGAGCCACCCGCCGCCGAGGCGACCGGCGAGCCGGTGGTCGGTTTCGGCTCGCTCCCCTCCGAGACCCCCGAGGGCGACCGGCTCACCATGGATCTGGGCATCACGACGCCCCCGAGCCCGTACGAACCCGCCCCGGAACCGCCCCGTGTCCCCTTCCGCTTCCGCGCCTCGGTCGCCCACCCGGGTGACACGCTCCTGCTGTGCACGGGCGGCCTGGCCGACCCGCTGCGCGGCGAACCGCAGCTCGCCGAGCATCTGACGGCCCGCTGGTCGGCGGGCGGACCACCGGGCCTCGCCGCCTTCCTCGCCGACACCCAGGTGAGGGTGAAGGGCTACGCCGACGACCGTACGGCGGCCGCCGTCTGGGAGGCGTGA
- a CDS encoding DUF456 domain-containing protein yields the protein MGVWELLLVGLVILLGLCGVLVPGVPGSWLVWAALLWWALTDPRPPAWGVLAGATAVLFLSQVMRWALPPRRLRASGATPRMGVYAGAGAFLGFFLVPVVGAIPGFMGGIYLSERLRLGSHGEAMTALRTVMRNGGSSVLTELFTCLLIAGAWLVTVIWG from the coding sequence ATGGGAGTGTGGGAGCTCCTGCTGGTCGGCCTGGTGATCCTGCTCGGCCTGTGCGGAGTGCTGGTGCCCGGGGTGCCGGGGTCGTGGCTCGTGTGGGCCGCGCTCCTGTGGTGGGCGTTGACGGACCCTCGCCCGCCGGCGTGGGGCGTCCTCGCCGGCGCCACAGCGGTCCTCTTCCTCTCCCAGGTGATGCGCTGGGCCCTGCCGCCCCGGCGACTGCGCGCGAGCGGCGCCACCCCCCGGATGGGTGTGTACGCGGGAGCCGGGGCGTTCCTCGGCTTCTTCCTCGTACCGGTGGTCGGCGCGATCCCCGGCTTCATGGGCGGCATCTACCTGTCCGAACGCCTCCGCCTCGGCAGCCACGGCGAGGCGATGACGGCGCTGCGGACGGTCATGCGCAACGGCGGCTCCAGCGTGCTCACGGAGCTGTTCACCTGCCTGCTGATCGCGGGGGCGTGGCTCGTCACCGTGATCTGGGGCTGA